The genomic region AGCAGCTTATGAGTGCCTGTACTGTCCCCTCTGATCAGCCCTGCCAGAATTTGCCCAGCTATAACTGTTGTAGGGGTGCAATTCCCCTGTTGCAGGTAACTTGGCAATGGCAaaggtccccagcccagccccatcctggaAAATTCTGTCCCAGGCACCGTGTGGTGGAATGATATGAAATGGTGATAAATTGCACTGTCCTGCACGCGGGAGTGGGTGAAAAATGGGctccacctgctctggtggggACTAATTTCCAGTTTGACTGAGCAGGAGGCAACATCCAAAGGCAGCACAGagcggggcacggggagggagcCCAGCGGGTGGAAAACAAAGTGAGAGGTGTGTGAGAAGCTGATCGACCTGCCCAGCCTTTCAGCGGCACCTCGGGGCTGCCCGGCGCTGACACCCGCTACCAGTCCCACTGAGCAGCAGGGACGGGGAGGTGTTGGTGATGCCTCCAGAGATAAAGAAGAGGCGCGTTGCCACCCGGTGCCGCGAGGAGCGACGCCCGGCCAGTTCAACGTATGGAAAGTTCAGCGCTGTGCACAGCGCTTGGGCCATTGCTGCACTTGTTTGTGTACGACCGGGCGCACCGATGTGCTCTAAGCACCCGCGGGACGTCCCTCACCTCGCAGCGCCTCTCGCggggagggacagagggggccAAAATATTCTGAAGGAAAGGCGCAGAGGCACTGCTGGGTCTAAACTGTCTGTTTCTCAGGAAAACGGGAAGCTGACTTCTCTGCTGTGCACATTTGGGATTTGGAAGTCAAAAGGGCTCTTAAAATTTTAAGCAAGAGGGTGAGCGTGCATGCCAGGAGCATCTCTGCCGGGCAGAGCGCTGCCCTGCCTCCCATCTCTCCCACCACCGCTGGGGCTCAGCAGTGCCCTCCATGCCCCGTCcatgtcccctctgccccccgcaCCGCGGGCACCTCGTGCAGTGAGTGGCCACCTCCTGCAGTGAGTGGCCACCCCATGCAGTGAGTGgccaccccagccctcctccctcttgctcctccagccctcggagcacccggctctgctgctggccagggcctgagcccaccaccacccctctgAGCACAGCTCCTTCGAGGGGcaccctggccccttcccctgcctgtggCTCACCCGAAGCTGCTCCCGGCACCGTCGTCCTCCCCCGGCTGTCGGCACGTACCTGGCGTGCGGAGCCCTGCTCCTGGGACAAAGGCTGCCCCGAGTCCCCGCTATGGCCGTCCCCTTGGCCCCGGACCAACAACCTGCCCAGGAGAGCGCTTGGCTCGTCCAGGAAAGCCGGGGTGGAAACAGCGTCTGGCATTAACCACTTCACTGCCGGAGGAGCGGGGCTGCCAGGGAGACCTCCACCcacaggggtggtgggggggccCACGCTGCCCGGCGGGGGCTCAGCAGGGGGGCAGCTCCCCACGAAGCTGGTGACAAGTCCAGCCTGTCCTTCTGCCCCTCGGGGAGCCTGCGAGCGGGCTGGCCCCGGGACCAAGGCAGTGGCTGACatctctgccccagccctgctgcatgAACACTCTGCGGGGCAAAGCACAGGCCAAGGCTGCCACCCCACACCCGTGCTGTCACCTGGGTCTGCCGTACCCCACACTGCCCCACTGCAGGCAGAGACAGGCTGGCAGAGGGGCTCGGGACAGCAATAGGAGGAACCTGTTTTGTGGAGACCTACCCCCATGGCCAGGGAcccatccccacagccagagATCCATTTGtccccacagccagggacccaTCCCCACAGACAGAGACCTGtccccacagccagggacccaTCTGTCCCCATGGCCAGGGACCCGTCCCCACAGCCAGAGATCCATTTGACCCCACAGCCAAGGATCCATTTGtccccacagccagggacccatttgtccccacagccagggacccaTCCCCGTGGCCAGGGACCCATTTATTCCCACAGCCAGAGATCTATTTGTCCCCACGGCCAGGGAACAGtccccacagccagggacccaTCTGTACCCATGGCCAGGGAcccatccccacagccagagATCCATTTGACCCCACAGCCAGGGACCTGTCCCCATGGTCAGGGACACATTTGTCCCCACAGCCAGAGACCTGTCCCCATGGCCAAGGACCCACCTGTCCCCATGGCCAAGGAcccatccccacagccagagATCCATTTATCCCCACAGCCAGAGATCCATTTGtccccacagccagggacccatttgtccccacagccagggacccatccccacagccagagacccatccccacagccagagATCCATTTGTCCCCACAGCCAGGGACCTGTCCCCATGGCCAAGGACCCacctgtccccatggccagggACCCATCCGCACAGACAGAGATCCATTTGTCCCCACAGTCAGGGACCTATGCCCATGGCCAGGGACCCATCTGTCTCCATGGCCAGGGTCCCGTCCCCACAAATCAGGGACCCGTCCCCACAGACAGGTTCTCATCTGTCCCTAAGGCCAGGGACCCGTCTGTCCCCATGGTCAGTGACCTGTCCCCGTGGCCAGGGTCCCGTCGCTCCGgggcggtgcaggcagggctgcaggcagggctgccgccgggcgtccccgctccccccccggcagcgccgagctcccgccccgggccggccggCTCCAACCCGGACATCCGAGTCCCGCAACCGCCATCGCTTTCGCTTTGCAGCGCTCCGGGGgctcggccgggccgggccgggcagggcaggcagggccgggcagggcaggcagggcaggcagggctgtgcaggcagggctgtgcaggcagcgCCGGCAGGGCTGCCCTCAGGCCGTGCCTGGGGCATAGGCAAGGGCTTCTGCCCGGCTCGGTGCACCCACGCCCGAGGAAGGAGCGGGGCTCCCGGCACAGGTACGGCGGGGGCCGGCTGGGGCCCGTTCAGCCCGCGGTTCAGCCCCGCTCGTCCctgggctttgctctgctgcccgccccggggcaggTTCATGGCCCCCACACCCGGCTGCTCCGTGTCCCTGGGGGGTCATTTAGGGGCTGTGGGTTCCCAGGCTGCTGGGaccccaggaggagctggagagacggggcagaggcaggcaggctggggctgcccttgcAAAGACCATTCCTCCCCACAGCCCGGTGCGGGGATGCAGGCGAGCCTGCTCAGGGCGCTGGGATGGAGCTCGACGGCCgtgctgggagtgctgggggTGGCCGTCTTCCTCCTGGTCCTGACCCCTGCGAAGGATGCTGCCCTTCCTACAAGGAACAAAGTAGGTGTCCAGTGGGACCTGGGGGAGCCCAGGAACGACCACCTTTCCACCTCTCATCCTTCCGTCTGCCCTGCCTTCCTCTCCACTTGCACATCTTTCCATAACCAGCCTGGCTTTTCAGGGCTTCACCTAACTGAGGTGGCACTGGGCAgatcagccaccccccccccaaaccacggTCCTGGCTCCTTGCTAAGGATGGGAGAGGGAAGcagccctcctcccctcctggGACTGCCCCGTCTGCCACCCCGGGCACTTTCTCCTCTCTCTATTCAGACATCCAGGTCTCCTGGgtttccatctctctctttcctgttgctttctgctGGCTGACCGTTAAAAAGCAGTCGGGGTTTGTGAGGTTTGCCACTCTCAAAGGTCTGAGAGCAGCTTTGGCAGCCTGAGCCCTCTGGGACATGGCTGGGTGCCTCCCTGCCCTGCAAACCACCCTGCTGACCTGCACGTCATCCCTTTCGCAGCTGTAACTCCTCTGATCGGCTCAATCGGGGGGTGAGAGGTGGAGTGGGGCTGCTAAAGGGAGGGTGGATATGCAAACCTGTGCTGCTCGTGTTCACGCAAGGGAAGCGAGAGCAGAAGCTCTCAGACACCCTCCCGTGGCACCGTGCAGTCCCGAGTGTGCTgtgaccccgtgtcccctctgcctcccccagtaCGGTCTGGTGTTTGATGCCGGCTCCACGCACACAGCTCTCTACATCTACCGGTGGCCCGCGGACAAGGAGAACGGCACCGGCATCATCTCCCAGGTGGCAGCCTGCACTGTGTCCGGTGAGTCTGCCGGGACGTGTCCATCCCTCTCTCCCAGCCTCCTGGATCTCTGTCCCAGACTCTCACGGCATTGTCGGCGATCTGAGTCTTCCAGCCTGCGCTGGGCCAAAGGGAGATGGCCTGGTGGAAGAATCAAAGTGAAGTGTTAGGGGGAATAGTTTGCACCGCAGGGAGCCCTACAGTACCTGGGGGATCCAGAGGTGGGTAAGGAGTTTGGCCCCCAGTTAGCACGGTTCCTGGAGCCAGTCCGGTCTTGTAGCCGGTCGTTTTGCATCAACTCGCAGCTTGGGATGCTGGATGTGCAGAGTTTGCCCCTTCTCCCATACAACCGCTTCCTTGGCTCTTCTTCCTGCaacatctcttcagagcttctTTCATAACATTCTTTCACAATGTTCCTGAAAGCTCTGCAGGAGTCCCCAAACATTACGgtgtttctgctggtttttggATGCGGTTCCCAACTGCTCTTTGGGTCAGCAGTTTCCATTTTGGTATCTGTACGCCACCAAACACAGCAGAGTTTTGGGCCGTGACTGGGACATCTAGGTATTGCCAAGGAGGGTCAGAGAGCTCCCTGGGCCTGGGGAACGGATGGACACGTCCCCTGGTGTCCTGCCCGTCCTGGGTGGCCCTGAGCTGGCTCCATCACGGGGTGCTCCCTTGCAGGACCCGGCATCTCCAGCTACGCAGACAACCCCGCCGAGGCTGGAGCCAGCCTGAAGCCCTGCCTGGAGACGGCCATGCAGATCGTGCCGGCAGAGCAGCAGCGGGAGACCCCCACCTACCTGGGGGCCACAGCGGGCATGCGGCTGCTGAGGTACCGGCACTGCGCGGAGCGACCACCTGCGGCCCCTTCCCCACCAGGCGTTTCTGCATCGCAGCTGGTGCAGGGGGCTGGGCCGGGgcctgggggcacagggggctgagGGCATGGGGGGGCTCTGGGCATGGGGGGCTGGGAGTGTGGGGGGCTTGGAGTGTGGGGGGCTGGGAATGTCGGGGACTGGGGGCACAGGAGCTGGGTGCACGGGAGGCTGGGAGTGTGGGGGGCTGGGGTCATGGGGGGCTGAgggcatggggggctgggggcacaggggactgGGGCACAGGgtttgggggcacggggggctggGGTTATGGGGGGCTGGGAGTGTGGGGTGCTTggggcacaggggctggggacacgggggctgggGTTACGGGGGGGTTGGGAGCACGGGGTGCTGAGAGTAAGGGGGGGTTGGGagtgtggggtgctgggggcatggggggctggaGGAATGGGGGACTGGCAGTgtgggggctggggacaccggggctgGGGTTACGggggctgctctccaggcagGCCCTGGTGATGGGCAGAGCACCCATGTGTGCAGTCCCGCGGGGTGTCCCGGAGCTGGCCGTGCCCACGGGgaaccccccagccccctccagccccagcccggcagcagccTGAGGCGGCCGAACCTCCTCTGCCCGACCGGCATCGCCCTTCCCGTGTGCTCAGGCAGAGCCCGCGGGCAGCACCGCCAGGGAGACTCCCAAGGCAGCAGCTGCGGGGGAGAGGGCTCCGAGCTCCCCTCGACCTCAGCCATTGCCTGCCCCAGCGCCCACCCTTTATCTCCTTCCCCGGCAGGGAGCAGAACAGCACCAAGGCCGAGCAGGTCTTCGCCGAGGTCGCCAAGGCCATTGGCGAGTACCCCGTGGACTTCCGCGGAGCCCGGATCCTCACGGGGAACGAGGAGGGCTCCTTGGGCTGGATCACCGTCAACTACCTGCTGGAGACGCTGGTCAAGGTgcgggctgggggtgggggtgggcagaggaggggcGAGCAGCTCAATTATCCCTGTCTGAGCTACCCCCAGGTTTCTGGAGTCCCAGAGGAGAGACAAATGTAGGTTTAGGGCACTGGTCACCCAAATAAATGTAGCCTGTGGCTGTGAACTGCAGACTCAACTCCGCTGATGGGATTAACAGAATGAAGGGTCTTTGTGTCCAGCCCCGCCTGGCCCCGTGCTCTCCACTCACCCACGGGGCCCTTTTGCTATCACAGATGCAGCAATATCAGCCCCCAGATGAACGTGTTACTCTCTCCCTCCTGAAAGTCTCTGCATCATCCCAGCTGATaggcaggagccggggggctCCATGGGGGTCTATGTGGGTCAGTGAGGACGCAGTCAGGAAGGGGATAAACAGGGAAACGGGGTGTGGAAGGTCCCTGAGGGGCTTCTGAGCCCACAAAACCTTGCGGGAAGGGACAGGGACTGTGACTGCCCCCAGTTCAGGCTAACACTTGCCACGTTATGGGGCCAGTTTTCCTTTGCAGAGGAATGGGAACATCCACAGACCACGGAGGTTCTGGGAGCTCTGGACCTTGGAGGTGCCTCGACACAAATAACCTTCCAGCCTGGAGTCACCATTGAGGACAAGAACACCTCCGTCCTCTTCCGGCTGTACGGCACCAACTACTCGCTCTACACCCACAGCTACCTCTGCTACGGGCAGACGCAGGCCCTGAAGAGGCTGCTGGCAGCTCTCCACCAGGTACCGCAGCCACTTGTCACCCGGACCCGCTCAACCATTTCCCAGTGCCATCAAAAATACCTTCCAGAAAGACTGGGCGTGCCTGCGGAAGTAGCGTCAGGGGACTGGCTGTTTTCACGAATttaaaagcctgggagaggcGTAGATTTTATCTACTGAAGCAGAAAATTCTCTCATTTGAGtggaaggtggtggtggtcccctgccagggctcccttctccccAGACGTGGACGTGTCACggcatttttcatccttttccaaGCCCGGCTGTATCCTTAGGttcttccctgtccccattcaCTTGCCCTTCCTCAATTTCTGCCCGGAGGGAGGATTCCCAACACCCTCTCCTGCACAGCAGTCCCCCCCACAGCGTCCTGCGGTCTCCCCTCGGACAGAGCGCACCGCCCAGCGCTGTGGGCGACGGAGGCGCTGGGGGACCGTGCAGGCGGGACGCGTCTGTGGTCATTTCTGGGCTGGGGCCTGCGCGACGCAGAGGGGACAGAGCGAGTGGCCAGAGCACCAAGCTCTCTGCGCAGGCAGAGCGCACGCCATGCCCTCGGGAGCAGGTCGCCATCCCcgcggggaggcaggggctggcggTGGCGTTGCCACCCCAGCACGGCTCAGTGGTGGGGCCGGCGGCAGGACCAGCAAAAGCCGCGGGCAGGTTAGTCACGCAAAGGATGGATCCTGCTTCTCCTCCAAACCTCTGAGGGTTTAGATCCTGCTTTTCGGGAACGTCTAAGCGCAGGATGGGCTGTGGGGGAGGCTCTCGCTGGCATCCTACGCCAAGCCCCACTAATGGCTCAGCATCACAAGGCCTTGGCCATGCCACCACCGCTGTAGCTGGGCCCTGACCACAGCATGGTTGTGCCATGCCTGTCACCTCAATTCTGTGCCTGCACCCCGTGGATAAAACCCCGTGGGTGGTGGGGCCAGCACGCTAGTGCCCTGCATCTGGGTTGGGAACAGACGCCGTCTGTGGgctgtttctctcctttccatCCTCATCCTCGGTGCCGGGGCGGTGCTAACGGCTCCCTCTCTCTCCAGGGCAGCCCGTCTACCCCGCAGATATCCCACCCCTGCTACCCCAAGGGGTACCGGGAGAACGTCACCACGGCAGACCTCTACGGCACTCCCTGTGTCCGTGCACCAAGCACACCCGGCCCTGCACAGGTCCTCACGGTGACGGGGACAGGGAACCCCGCGGAGTGCAGGACCGCCATCCAGAAACTCTTCAACTTCAGCTGTGGGGCCAACAGGACGTGCGGGTTCAACGGGGTTTATCAGCCGCCCGTGCGGGGACAGTTCTTCGTAAGGAGCCTCCGTCCCCGCGGCTgtggtggggtgtgggggtgtggggcACCAGAGGCTGGCCACGACCCCAGGAGAGCTGCCGTAGGAGAAAAGTCTGAATAGTGCCAGCCCCGAAAGCTGGGATGTGCCGATGCACGGGGACATGCAGGGTGCTCACCAGCCTGCCGGGCACACCCAGACCTCTCTCGTCACAGCACCAGTCTCTCTCGGTGTGGGGGGCAGTCCCCGGGCTCCCCCGCAGTGGGTCGGCAGGTGTCACCCTGAGGTGCTGAGAGGTGGCCATAGGGACCCGTGCCGAGCACCCGGAGGGAGCGGTGGGGGTGGCAGTAGCCTGGGTGCTTCAGTGACCTGCCGCCTTTGGTCTTACACCCACAGGCCTTTTCGGGGCTTTATCACAACCTTCACTTTCTGAACCTGACCGGAGGGCAGTCCCTGAGCTCAGTCGATGCCACCGTCGAGCAgttctgcaacagcagctgggagaaggtgAGATCCTGCCTAGGAGGTGCCAGTCCCTGCCCACGTTTCTCCTGGGCACTGGGCAGCCCGAGGGCTCATCCGCAGCCCATCCCCTGCTGCGCAGATGGcggctggagggagctgggaggagcACAAAGGTCTCTGGACTGGGAGAGAGATGGGAGAGCAGCCTGCAGCCTCCCGCGTCCTCCCGGAGCCCAGGCACTCCCGGTCTTTGCTCCCAGCTGCACCGTGGGGCTCTGCCCCGCAGTGTGGGTGCACCCAGCGCTGGTCCCTGCTGACAGCCCCCCATCCTTCTTCCACCTCCGCAGGTGCAGAAGGAGTTCCCCACCATGAACCGGACCCAGCTCCGTGACGCCTGCGCAGCCAGCTCCTACACCCTCACCCTTCTCCTGCAAGGCTACAA from Chroicocephalus ridibundus chromosome 15, bChrRid1.1, whole genome shotgun sequence harbors:
- the LOC134523764 gene encoding ectonucleoside triphosphate diphosphohydrolase 8-like; protein product: MQASLLRALGWSSTAVLGVLGVAVFLLVLTPAKDAALPTRNKYGLVFDAGSTHTALYIYRWPADKENGTGIISQVAACTVSGPGISSYADNPAEAGASLKPCLETAMQIVPAEQQRETPTYLGATAGMRLLREQNSTKAEQVFAEVAKAIGEYPVDFRGARILTGNEEGSLGWITVNYLLETLVKFSFAEEWEHPQTTEVLGALDLGGASTQITFQPGVTIEDKNTSVLFRLYGTNYSLYTHSYLCYGQTQALKRLLAALHQGSPSTPQISHPCYPKGYRENVTTADLYGTPCVRAPSTPGPAQVLTVTGTGNPAECRTAIQKLFNFSCGANRTCGFNGVYQPPVRGQFFAFSGLYHNLHFLNLTGGQSLSSVDATVEQFCNSSWEKVQKEFPTMNRTQLRDACAASSYTLTLLLQGYKFNHTTWLNIHFVRQVSNVDVGWTLGYMLNLTNMIPSETPPRVIGLQRTNWIAATVLLAIMLILIFCLLTALCCQKNSFGYESL